A single window of Alphaproteobacteria bacterium DNA harbors:
- a CDS encoding TlpA disulfide reductase family protein: MKKLSFITAIILGFAVAAPGIAAPPQDGSMAQFSRNDPLLPAPDVEFLNAAGEALTLSAFRGKVVLVNFWATWCAPCIREMPSLDRLKAKIGDNDFEIVAISEDRKGAEVAIPFLKKLGIENFTSYFDTRMKLARGFGLIGMPTTYLIDREGNIVGSLSGTAEWDSPEAVATVRELLDRR; this comes from the coding sequence ATGAAAAAGCTGTCGTTCATTACCGCAATCATTCTGGGTTTCGCCGTTGCGGCGCCTGGCATCGCCGCGCCGCCGCAGGACGGCTCGATGGCGCAATTTAGCCGCAACGATCCATTACTTCCAGCACCGGACGTCGAATTTCTGAATGCTGCCGGCGAAGCCCTCACCCTGTCAGCGTTTCGGGGGAAGGTCGTCCTGGTCAATTTCTGGGCCACCTGGTGTGCGCCGTGCATCCGCGAGATGCCGTCGCTGGACCGCCTTAAGGCCAAAATTGGCGATAACGACTTCGAAATCGTCGCGATCAGCGAGGATCGCAAGGGCGCCGAAGTCGCCATTCCCTTCCTGAAAAAGCTTGGCATCGAAAATTTCACATCCTATTTCGACACCAGAATGAAGCTGGCCCGCGGCTTTGGCCTGATCGGCATGCCGACAACCTATCTGATCGACCGCGAGGGAAATATCGTCGGATCGCTTTCCGGCACGGCCGAATGGGATTCGCCGGAAGCGGTGGCGACGGTGCGGGAACTGCTGGACCGGCGTTAA
- a CDS encoding 3-hydroxybutyryl-CoA dehydrogenase → MIKTIGIIGAGQMGSGIAHVAALSGFDVRILDVNEAALNAVKGEIDRNMDRQVRRSLVSESDRTAALARIATTTDYARFGDCEIVIEAATENEAVKKEIFKTLIPHLSADAIIASNTSSISITRLGASTDRPGRFIGMHFMNPVPMMKLVELIRGLGTDRETYDTVRDLALKMGKTVASAEDFPAFIVNRILLPMINEAVYTLYEGVGNVEAIDTAMKLGANHPMGPLELADFIGLDTCLAVMQVLYEGLADTKYRPCPLLVKYVEAGWLGRKSGRGFYDYGGETPVPTR, encoded by the coding sequence ATGATCAAGACGATTGGTATCATCGGCGCCGGGCAGATGGGCAGCGGCATCGCACATGTTGCCGCCCTTTCCGGCTTCGACGTCCGGATTCTCGATGTCAATGAAGCGGCCCTGAACGCGGTAAAAGGCGAAATCGATCGCAATATGGATCGCCAGGTGCGCCGTTCGCTGGTCAGCGAAAGCGACCGGACTGCGGCCCTCGCCCGGATCGCCACCACGACGGATTACGCCCGGTTCGGGGACTGTGAAATCGTGATCGAGGCGGCGACCGAGAACGAAGCGGTCAAGAAGGAAATCTTCAAAACGCTGATCCCGCATTTGTCCGCCGATGCGATCATCGCGTCCAATACGTCGTCGATTTCGATCACCCGGCTGGGGGCGTCGACCGACCGGCCCGGCCGGTTCATCGGCATGCATTTCATGAATCCGGTGCCGATGATGAAGCTGGTGGAACTGATTCGCGGTCTTGGCACGGACAGGGAAACCTACGATACGGTTCGCGACCTGGCGCTGAAAATGGGCAAGACCGTCGCCTCGGCGGAAGATTTCCCGGCCTTCATCGTCAACCGGATCCTGCTGCCGATGATCAACGAGGCCGTCTATACGCTCTATGAAGGCGTCGGCAATGTGGAAGCCATCGACACGGCGATGAAGCTGGGCGCCAACCACCCGATGGGTCCGCTGGAACTGGCCGATTTCATCGGGCTGGATACCTGTCTTGCGGTGATGCAGGTGCTGTATGAAGGGCTCGCGGATACCAAATACCGGCCCTGCCCGCTGCTGGTGAAATATGTCGAAGCCGGCTGGCTTGGCCGCAAATCCGGTCGCGGGTTCTACGATTACGGCGGCGAAACGCCGGTCCCGACGCGCTGA
- a CDS encoding FAD-binding protein, whose translation MANLVIAEHDGRNVKPATLNAVTAAVEIGGDVDILVAGSDCGAVADAAAQIAGVGKVLCADSAEYANQLAENMAPLVVNLAANYSHVLAPATTNGKNLMPRVAALLDVQQISEISAVIAPDTFERPIYAGNAIATVQSSDATKIITVRITGFDGAAATGGSASVEAVDATGDAGLSSFLRAEISKSERPELTSAGIVISGGRGMQNGENFAMLEKVADILGAAVGASRAAVDAGFVPNEFQVGQTGKVVAPELYIAVGISGAIQHLAGMKDSKVIVAINKDEEAPIFQVADYGLVGDLFNVIPELEAELNKTA comes from the coding sequence ATGGCCAACCTGGTGATCGCCGAGCATGACGGCAGGAACGTCAAGCCCGCAACGCTGAATGCGGTGACGGCCGCTGTCGAGATCGGCGGCGATGTGGATATTCTCGTGGCCGGCAGCGATTGCGGCGCCGTGGCGGATGCGGCTGCGCAGATCGCGGGTGTCGGCAAGGTCCTGTGTGCCGATTCCGCCGAATACGCCAACCAACTGGCGGAAAACATGGCTCCGCTGGTGGTCAACCTTGCGGCAAATTACAGCCATGTCCTGGCTCCGGCAACGACGAACGGCAAGAACCTGATGCCGCGTGTCGCCGCCCTGCTCGATGTACAGCAGATTTCGGAAATTAGCGCGGTTATCGCCCCCGATACGTTTGAACGGCCGATTTACGCCGGCAACGCCATCGCGACGGTTCAGTCGTCCGACGCGACCAAGATCATAACGGTCCGCATTACCGGCTTTGACGGCGCCGCCGCCACGGGCGGCAGCGCCAGTGTCGAAGCGGTCGACGCGACAGGCGACGCGGGCCTGTCCAGCTTCCTGCGGGCCGAAATCAGCAAGTCCGAACGGCCCGAACTGACCTCGGCGGGGATCGTCATTTCCGGCGGGCGCGGCATGCAGAACGGCGAAAACTTCGCCATGCTGGAAAAGGTCGCGGATATCCTCGGCGCCGCCGTTGGTGCGTCGCGCGCGGCGGTCGATGCGGGGTTCGTGCCGAATGAATTTCAGGTCGGCCAGACCGGCAAGGTCGTGGCGCCGGAACTGTATATCGCGGTCGGCATTTCCGGCGCGATCCAGCACCTCGCCGGCATGAAGGACAGCAAGGTGATCGTCGCCATCAACAAGGACGAGGAAGCACCGATTTTCCAGGTGGCCGATTACGGGCTGGTTGGCGATCTGTTCAACGTGATTCCCGAACTTGAAGCGGAACTGAACAAGACGGCCTGA
- a CDS encoding electron transfer flavoprotein subunit beta/FixA family protein, with translation MKILVPVKRVVDYNVKVRVKSDGSGVETANVKMSMNPFDEIAVEEALRLREAGKVEEVIVVSIGVQQCQETIRTALAMGADRGVLVLTDENLEPLAVAKALKAVVEKESPDIVILGKQAIDDDSNQTGQMLAALLGWSQATFASKIEVGDGSADVTREIDGGLETINVKLPMIVTTDLRLNEPRYASLPNIMKAKKKTIDTMSPADIGLDTSPRLNILKVVEPAKRKEGVKVADVAELVDKLRNEAKVI, from the coding sequence ATGAAAATCCTCGTCCCCGTGAAGCGGGTCGTCGATTACAACGTCAAGGTCCGGGTTAAATCGGATGGAAGCGGCGTTGAGACGGCGAATGTGAAAATGTCCATGAATCCGTTCGATGAAATCGCCGTTGAAGAAGCGTTGCGCCTGCGTGAAGCCGGAAAGGTCGAGGAGGTAATCGTCGTTTCCATTGGCGTGCAGCAGTGCCAGGAAACCATCCGTACGGCGCTTGCAATGGGCGCGGATCGGGGCGTTCTGGTCCTGACGGATGAAAATCTGGAACCACTCGCAGTTGCGAAGGCGCTGAAGGCCGTGGTCGAAAAGGAAAGCCCCGATATCGTCATTCTCGGCAAACAGGCCATCGACGACGACAGCAACCAGACCGGCCAGATGCTGGCGGCGCTTCTGGGCTGGAGCCAGGCCACCTTCGCGTCGAAGATCGAAGTCGGCGACGGTTCGGCCGATGTGACCCGCGAAATCGACGGCGGGCTGGAAACGATCAATGTGAAGCTGCCGATGATCGTGACGACGGATCTGCGTCTCAACGAGCCGCGCTATGCGTCCCTGCCGAACATCATGAAGGCGAAGAAAAAGACCATCGATACGATGAGCCCGGCCGATATCGGTCTGGATACATCGCCCAGGCTGAACATTCTGAAGGTCGTGGAACCGGCCAAGCGCAAGGAAGGCGTCAAGGTGGCCGATGTGGCGGAACTCGTCGACAAACTGCGTAACGAAGCGAAGGTAATCTGA
- a CDS encoding cob(I)yrinic acid a,c-diamide adenosyltransferase has protein sequence MVRLTRIYTRGGDKGETSLGDGRRVAKHDLRVAATGTVDETNAVIGLVRLHTDGAIDNALSRIQNDLFDLGADLCTPEGGERGAGALRVTQPQIDWLEGEIDRFNASLAPLNSFVLPGGTAAAAYLHLARTVARRAERLATELAVQEPVSGIVIAYLNRLSDLLFVLARACNDDGAGDVLWVPGANR, from the coding sequence ATGGTGCGGTTGACCCGGATCTACACGCGGGGCGGCGATAAGGGCGAAACCTCGCTGGGCGATGGCCGCCGCGTGGCAAAACACGATCTTCGCGTCGCGGCGACGGGCACCGTGGACGAAACCAACGCCGTTATCGGCCTGGTGCGGCTGCATACCGACGGCGCCATCGACAATGCGCTCTCCCGGATACAGAACGACCTGTTCGACCTGGGCGCGGACCTGTGCACCCCGGAGGGCGGCGAACGCGGCGCCGGCGCGCTGCGCGTGACCCAGCCGCAGATCGACTGGCTCGAAGGGGAAATCGACCGTTTCAATGCATCCCTGGCGCCGCTCAACAGTTTCGTCCTTCCCGGGGGTACGGCGGCCGCGGCCTATCTGCACCTGGCGCGAACCGTTGCGCGCCGGGCGGAACGGCTGGCAACCGAACTGGCTGTGCAGGAACCGGTCAGCGGGATCGTCATCGCCTATCTGAACCGGCTGTCCGACCTGCTGTTCGTGCTGGCCCGGGCCTGCAACGACGACGGCGCAGGGGATGTGCTGTGGGTGCCGGGAGCGAACCGCTGA
- a CDS encoding twin transmembrane helix small protein — MSGVFVVFMVLAMVATLAVLVLGIIGMARGGDFNRRYANKFMRARVLLQASALLLFAIVLFFVGRG; from the coding sequence ATGTCCGGTGTATTTGTCGTTTTCATGGTTCTGGCGATGGTCGCCACGCTGGCCGTGCTTGTCCTTGGTATCATAGGCATGGCGAGAGGCGGTGACTTCAATCGCCGATACGCCAACAAATTCATGCGTGCGCGCGTTCTCCTGCAGGCGTCGGCGCTGCTGCTGTTTGCGATCGTCCTGTTCTTCGTCGGCAGGGGGTGA
- a CDS encoding ribonuclease activity regulator RraA, with product MDNELRRRLMGISTGTLTYQLLKRNIRNVYMRGVLPLHPVTERMVGVAYTLRFIPMREDIADLALLASPQNLARRAIEECPAGGVLVTDARGDRDSGTIGDILITRLKYRGVAGIVTDGGIRDADAVRDIGLPVFGAGPAAPASPTAHCPAGLQEPISCGGVAVYPGDIIVADGDGCAVLPQALAEEVARDAAAQEGIEEFIQKLVAGGRPVIGTYPAGDTVRAEYDAWLKAGKPAL from the coding sequence GTGGACAACGAATTGCGCCGGCGCCTCATGGGCATATCGACCGGAACGCTGACCTACCAGCTTCTGAAGCGGAATATCCGCAATGTCTATATGCGAGGCGTCCTGCCGCTTCATCCGGTGACGGAACGCATGGTCGGCGTCGCCTATACATTGCGTTTCATCCCGATGCGCGAGGATATCGCCGACCTGGCGCTACTCGCCAGCCCGCAGAACCTCGCGCGCCGCGCCATCGAGGAATGTCCTGCCGGCGGGGTTCTCGTCACCGACGCCAGAGGCGACCGCGACAGCGGCACTATCGGCGACATCCTCATTACCCGGCTTAAATACCGCGGCGTTGCCGGAATTGTCACCGATGGCGGCATTCGCGATGCCGATGCGGTTCGCGATATCGGCCTGCCGGTCTTCGGCGCCGGCCCCGCCGCGCCGGCCAGCCCCACGGCGCATTGTCCCGCCGGGCTGCAGGAACCGATATCCTGTGGCGGCGTCGCCGTATATCCCGGCGACATTATCGTCGCCGACGGCGATGGCTGCGCGGTCCTGCCGCAGGCCCTGGCGGAGGAAGTCGCCCGCGATGCCGCCGCGCAGGAAGGCATCGAGGAATTCATCCAGAAACTGGTTGCCGGCGGCCGGCCGGTTATCGGCACCTATCCGGCCGGCGACACGGTTCGCGCCGAATATGACGCGTGGCTCAAGGCCGGAAAACCGGCCCTGTAA
- a CDS encoding DUF4167 domain-containing protein, with product MRQGQNPKRSRGRSGGGRRNVSPRHQNFDSNGPSIRIRGNAHQVYEKYLQLARDAYTAGDRIAAENMYQHAEHYFRLVNMEDAENGQPRQNRGDSNDSRSSDRQYSGNDQRDNDDSSDSNEETAHEAPSPRQSRDTGRGNDQSPGTSETDDDTKTARRPARKPRRNTARPVEADKNGNVADLSGQAAVVVEKPHAAFDPATAGDEAIDERAAD from the coding sequence ATGAGACAAGGGCAAAATCCGAAGCGGTCTCGCGGCCGTAGTGGCGGGGGGCGTCGTAATGTGTCCCCACGACATCAGAATTTCGACAGCAACGGTCCGAGTATCCGTATTCGCGGCAATGCGCACCAGGTCTACGAAAAATACCTGCAACTGGCCCGCGACGCCTATACGGCGGGGGACAGGATCGCTGCCGAAAATATGTACCAGCATGCGGAACACTACTTTCGGCTCGTGAATATGGAGGATGCCGAAAACGGCCAGCCCCGTCAGAATCGCGGCGACAGCAACGATTCCAGGTCTTCCGACCGGCAATATTCCGGTAACGACCAGCGGGACAACGACGATTCCTCCGACTCGAACGAGGAAACGGCCCATGAAGCACCGAGTCCGCGCCAGTCGCGCGATACCGGCCGCGGAAACGACCAGTCCCCAGGTACTTCGGAGACGGACGACGACACAAAGACAGCCCGGCGCCCGGCGCGCAAGCCGCGTCGAAATACGGCCCGTCCTGTTGAAGCGGACAAGAACGGCAATGTCGCTGACTTGTCGGGGCAAGCCGCCGTTGTCGTCGAAAAACCCCATGCGGCGTTCGATCCTGCAACCGCCGGTGACGAAGCCATCGACGAGCGCGCCGCCGACTGA
- a CDS encoding RecX family transcriptional regulator encodes MNKAIKKRQPRRVSARSLESAALAHLQRYSTSAANLRAVLMRRVWRAAQANDDDPAEGVILVDALIERFLRSGLLNDADYAAARAATLHRRGASSRGIRMRLAEKGVDGGQIDQALESLEDETGGADIRGAFNFARRRRLGPWRKADRDSRRDRDMAALGRQGYSFEIVRRIVDADSVAALEAEIADD; translated from the coding sequence ATGAACAAGGCTATCAAGAAGCGGCAGCCGCGCCGGGTTTCCGCCCGGTCGCTGGAATCGGCCGCACTGGCGCACCTGCAGCGTTACAGCACTTCGGCGGCGAATCTGCGCGCGGTGCTGATGCGGCGTGTCTGGCGCGCCGCGCAGGCAAATGACGATGACCCGGCAGAGGGCGTCATCCTGGTCGATGCGCTGATCGAACGTTTCCTGCGGTCCGGTCTGCTGAATGACGCCGATTATGCCGCGGCCCGGGCCGCGACGCTGCACCGGCGCGGCGCGTCCAGCCGCGGCATCCGCATGCGCCTCGCGGAAAAAGGCGTCGATGGCGGCCAGATCGATCAGGCGCTGGAAAGTCTGGAAGACGAAACGGGCGGCGCCGATATCCGGGGCGCGTTCAATTTTGCGCGGCGGCGGCGATTGGGTCCCTGGCGAAAAGCAGACCGCGATTCCCGCCGCGACCGCGATATGGCGGCGCTGGGCCGGCAGGGCTACAGCTTTGAAATCGTCCGGCGTATCGTCGATGCCGACTCTGTCGCAGCACTCGAAGCGGAGATCGCGGACGATTAA
- a CDS encoding MmgE/PrpD family protein — protein MVEQPVEKKEECPEITRLLADNATRIAYDRLPAEVVFVTKHCLLDWLGVTLAGAQEPLTRQLADYVAAEGGAAQATLIGIGGKVSAGQAALVNGSAGHALDYDDVLRLLNGHPTAPVMPAILALAEHRGANGRALIEAFTAGVETESRIGAIMGEGHYARGWHATATVGHFGAAAGVARLLGLDAATTAMALGIAGTQAAGLKSMFGTMCKPLHAGKAAQNGLFAAEMASRGFTSNPAVIECLQGFGDTQTDTFAPAKGLDGLGERYLLPTMRFKYHAACFGTHAPIDAAATCRENPAFRPDAVERVEIRVTSRCLRMCNIPVPTTGLEAKFSLRFTVGLALAGIDTGRLDTFDDAIVRRADVMALCDRAVVIGDDTLERNEAKVIVHLRDGAVLQGQADLSDPVTDLDLTWRRLQTKFRGLSEPLVGTEKTERMLEFVSDLENAPTLSPLLDASAP, from the coding sequence ATGGTAGAACAGCCTGTTGAAAAAAAAGAAGAATGCCCGGAAATAACGCGGCTATTGGCGGACAACGCCACCCGTATCGCCTATGACCGCCTGCCGGCGGAGGTCGTGTTTGTGACCAAGCACTGCCTGCTCGACTGGCTGGGCGTTACCTTGGCGGGCGCGCAGGAACCGTTGACGCGGCAACTGGCGGATTATGTCGCCGCCGAAGGGGGCGCCGCGCAGGCCACGCTGATCGGCATTGGCGGCAAGGTCTCGGCGGGGCAGGCGGCGCTGGTCAACGGGTCTGCCGGGCATGCGCTGGATTATGACGACGTGCTGCGGCTTCTGAACGGCCATCCGACCGCGCCTGTCATGCCGGCGATCCTTGCCCTGGCGGAGCATCGCGGCGCCAATGGCCGCGCGCTTATCGAGGCTTTCACGGCAGGCGTCGAAACGGAAAGCCGCATCGGCGCCATCATGGGCGAGGGACATTATGCCCGTGGCTGGCACGCCACCGCGACAGTTGGTCACTTCGGGGCGGCGGCGGGGGTTGCGCGGCTGCTTGGCCTCGACGCGGCGACGACCGCCATGGCGCTCGGCATTGCCGGGACGCAGGCGGCCGGGCTGAAATCGATGTTCGGGACGATGTGCAAGCCGCTGCATGCGGGAAAGGCGGCGCAGAACGGGTTGTTCGCGGCGGAAATGGCGTCGCGTGGTTTTACCAGCAATCCGGCGGTCATCGAATGCCTGCAGGGATTCGGCGATACCCAGACCGATACCTTTGCGCCCGCAAAGGGGCTGGACGGGCTTGGCGAACGCTATCTTCTGCCGACCATGCGGTTCAAATACCACGCGGCCTGTTTTGGAACCCATGCGCCGATTGACGCGGCGGCGACCTGCCGGGAAAATCCCGCCTTCCGGCCCGATGCGGTGGAACGGGTCGAAATCAGGGTAACGTCGCGCTGTTTGCGGATGTGCAACATACCGGTCCCGACGACCGGGCTGGAGGCGAAATTCAGCCTGCGCTTTACCGTGGGGCTGGCCCTGGCAGGGATCGATACGGGGCGCCTCGATACATTCGACGACGCCATCGTCCGCCGTGCTGATGTAATGGCGTTATGCGACAGGGCGGTGGTTATCGGCGACGATACGCTGGAGCGCAATGAGGCCAAGGTCATTGTCCATTTGCGCGACGGCGCCGTATTGCAGGGGCAGGCCGACCTGAGCGACCCGGTGACGGATCTGGACCTGACCTGGCGCCGGCTGCAGACGAAGTTCCGCGGTCTCTCGGAGCCGCTCGTCGGTACCGAAAAGACGGAACGGATGCTTGAATTCGTGTCGGACCTGGAGAATGCGCCCACGCTGTCGCCCTTACTGGACGCCAGCGCGCCTTAA
- a CDS encoding methyltransferase domain-containing protein — translation MWTDVVDQNEFYHSPLGHVAQRMIRRRIRQLWPDVRGMRMLGLGYAIPYLTSFRGEAERVLAAMPAQQGVMHWPRHEPGLVTLVDEAELPFSDLSIDRMLLVHAVEQSETQRGMMREAWRVLSEGGRLLIVVPNRRGIWARLERTPFGHGQPYTNRQIRRLLQDNLFLPVDTARALYVPPSQWRLALSSSPAIERIGDRFFPQFSGVLLVEAIKQIYAAAPPAKAARGRRRYVVLPDSAARTSGTGQFGIAGKRRR, via the coding sequence ATGTGGACCGATGTTGTCGACCAGAATGAATTCTATCACAGCCCGCTCGGGCATGTGGCGCAACGGATGATTCGGCGGCGGATCCGCCAGTTATGGCCGGATGTGCGCGGTATGCGAATGCTGGGACTGGGCTACGCGATACCCTATCTGACGTCGTTCCGGGGCGAAGCGGAGCGCGTCCTCGCCGCCATGCCGGCGCAGCAGGGCGTCATGCACTGGCCGCGCCATGAACCGGGTCTGGTCACCCTGGTGGACGAAGCTGAACTGCCCTTTTCGGATCTGTCCATAGACCGCATGCTGCTGGTGCATGCGGTCGAACAGAGCGAGACCCAGCGCGGCATGATGCGCGAAGCCTGGCGGGTGCTGTCGGAAGGTGGTCGGTTGCTGATCGTTGTGCCGAACCGCCGGGGCATATGGGCGCGGCTGGAACGGACGCCGTTCGGCCATGGGCAGCCATACACCAACCGGCAGATTCGGCGGTTGCTGCAGGACAATCTGTTTCTGCCGGTCGATACGGCCCGGGCGCTTTATGTACCGCCAAGCCAGTGGCGGCTGGCCCTGTCGTCGTCGCCGGCGATCGAACGGATTGGCGACCGGTTCTTTCCGCAATTTTCCGGTGTCCTGCTGGTCGAGGCGATTAAACAGATCTACGCCGCCGCGCCGCCCGCCAAGGCCGCGCGCGGCCGCCGCCGATACGTTGTTTTGCCGGACAGCGCCGCGCGGACATCAGGTACGGGGCAGTTCGGAATTGCTGGAAAGCGCCGCCGGTGA
- a CDS encoding GNAT family N-acetyltransferase: protein MTVHAVRDALARQGLILRGGFHPGGGDDVPPESGTILLVGNAGPAMWRAFNAARPVGADPLNAWTRQVLAPMAEQHRARVLYPFEGPPYWPFPRWAQRAESIASSPLGMLIHPEFGLWHAWRGAFVFRERLPLPDMPVHRAPCMDCTAQPCLSGCPVSAFGKAGYDTRACAAWIRSPAGADCLSGGCIARHACPVGRTYAYETDQASLHMTSFLAGQPDPGMRLRAYRRGDAATLARLFHGSVHRAAAADYSPEQRNAWAPRIPDEEWMRARMGSCDVVIVESGDVILGFSNLEAGGHVDMFYVHQDWQRRGTGQLLYRRIEGIARRRGYIQLTADVSITARPFFESMGFTVVRQQTVSRDKVSLINFAMAKRLTP, encoded by the coding sequence ATGACAGTACATGCCGTCCGCGATGCGCTGGCGCGGCAGGGGCTGATCCTGCGCGGCGGGTTTCATCCCGGGGGCGGCGATGACGTCCCGCCGGAATCCGGCACGATACTGCTGGTCGGCAATGCCGGCCCGGCGATGTGGCGGGCCTTCAACGCCGCCCGCCCGGTGGGCGCCGATCCGCTGAACGCCTGGACCCGGCAGGTGCTGGCGCCGATGGCCGAACAGCATCGCGCAAGGGTGCTGTATCCGTTCGAGGGGCCGCCCTACTGGCCGTTCCCGCGCTGGGCGCAACGGGCGGAAAGTATTGCAAGTTCTCCGCTTGGCATGCTGATCCATCCGGAATTCGGGTTATGGCATGCCTGGCGCGGCGCGTTTGTTTTCCGCGAACGGCTGCCGCTGCCCGATATGCCTGTCCACCGGGCGCCCTGCATGGACTGTACGGCGCAACCCTGCCTTTCCGGCTGTCCCGTTTCCGCCTTCGGGAAGGCCGGTTACGACACCCGTGCCTGCGCCGCATGGATCCGGAGTCCGGCAGGCGCCGACTGCCTGTCCGGCGGCTGTATCGCCCGGCATGCCTGCCCCGTGGGCCGGACATATGCCTATGAAACCGACCAGGCGTCATTGCACATGACCTCGTTTCTGGCGGGGCAGCCGGATCCCGGAATGCGCCTTCGCGCCTACCGGCGCGGGGACGCCGCCACACTGGCCCGCCTGTTTCATGGCAGCGTTCACCGCGCCGCGGCCGCGGATTACTCACCGGAGCAGCGGAACGCCTGGGCACCACGCATACCCGATGAAGAATGGATGCGGGCCCGTATGGGATCATGCGACGTAGTCATCGTCGAATCCGGGGATGTGATTCTCGGGTTTTCCAATCTGGAAGCCGGCGGCCATGTCGATATGTTCTACGTGCATCAAGACTGGCAGCGACGCGGCACCGGCCAACTGCTCTACCGCCGTATAGAGGGCATCGCCCGACGACGGGGGTACATACAGCTGACCGCCGATGTCAGCATCACCGCGCGGCCGTTTTTCGAATCGATGGGATTTACCGTTGTCCGGCAACAGACAGTGTCGCGTGACAAAGTCTCACTGATTAATTTCGCCATGGCAAAGCGGCTTACGCCGTAG